From Paenibacillus sp. PK3_47, the proteins below share one genomic window:
- a CDS encoding phage holin family protein — MKFLGHVVRFLVAAIVLLVVGWIVPQFTIGGFGSALLLALVIALLGWIIEGIFGKKATPFGRGIVGFIVSALVIWIAQFVVSGVDVSILGALLAALVIGIIDLFLPVSTPFDAGK, encoded by the coding sequence GTGAAATTTTTGGGTCATGTGGTCCGTTTCCTGGTCGCAGCGATTGTTCTGCTCGTGGTCGGCTGGATTGTTCCGCAGTTTACGATCGGCGGATTCGGAAGTGCGCTTCTTCTGGCACTGGTCATCGCTCTGCTCGGCTGGATCATTGAGGGCATCTTCGGCAAAAAAGCGACCCCGTTCGGCCGCGGAATTGTCGGGTTCATCGTCAGCGCACTGGTGATCTGGATCGCACAGTTTGTCGTCAGCGGCGTCGATGTATCCATCCTCGGAGCGCTTCTGGCAGCTCTGGTCATCGGGATTATAGACTTGTTTCTGCCGGTATCCACACCGTTCGACGCTGGAAAATAG
- a CDS encoding endonuclease MutS2, producing MDDKILHTLEYRKILNKLIQYTQTPMGRLRAEELRPSGDFEGVKLLLQATDEAVNVDRLKGIPSFGGVSDIRPALKRASIGGMLGTHELLSVGNTIGGARRVKRFLAAMHEDEKINTLFALSDLLSEQKHVEDAIRACIDEEANVLDSASPELANIRRELRGGETRIREKLDSMIRSSSVAKMLQDQLVTIRGDRFVIPVKAEYRSHFGGIVHDQSGSGATLFIEPESIVAMNNKLRETRLREEREIEIILHRLTAQVGDIAEEMAYDVDILGQLDFIFAKARLAREMKATQPRMNDRGYLKLRKGRHPLIPGEVVVPLDVELGNQYSSIIVTGPNTGGKTVTLKTIGLLSLMSMSGLFIPAEEGSQMCVFDAIYADIGDEQSIEQSLSTFSSHMTNIISILKRMTPKSLILLDEVGAGTDPAEGSALAIAILEDIHRTECRMVATTHYSELKAYAYERKGVINASMEFDVQSLSPTYRLLVGVPGRSNAFAIAERLGLPNSILEHARGEVKEEDLRVEHMIASLEENRLTAENEREKAEVIRREAEEFRRRQQLELEKLESQRDKRLEKAEKDASAILEKARQEAAEIISDLRRLAMEEGASVKEHKLIEARRRLDEAEPAPRKKTVSRSSSKAPRQIQPGDEVKLPSVNQKGTVVELSGTKEALVQFGIMKMKVNLSDLEFLSSAPDVPAPALRRATTVKRTRDENVRSELDLRGANLEEAIMETDRFIDEAFLGNLGQISIIHGKGTGVLRTGIQEYLRKHRHVKSYRLGNYNEGGAGVTVAELQ from the coding sequence TTGGACGACAAAATTTTGCATACGCTTGAATATCGCAAGATTTTAAATAAATTAATACAGTACACACAGACACCGATGGGACGCCTCAGAGCAGAAGAGCTGAGACCTTCCGGTGATTTTGAAGGGGTTAAGCTGCTGCTGCAGGCTACCGATGAGGCGGTTAATGTGGACCGGCTCAAAGGCATCCCTTCCTTTGGCGGTGTAAGCGATATTCGGCCGGCGCTGAAGCGCGCTTCAATCGGCGGCATGCTCGGAACGCATGAGCTGCTCTCCGTGGGCAATACCATCGGCGGAGCGCGCAGGGTCAAACGGTTCCTTGCAGCAATGCATGAAGATGAGAAGATTAACACCCTATTCGCACTAAGCGATCTCCTCTCGGAGCAAAAGCATGTCGAAGATGCTATCCGCGCATGCATCGATGAGGAAGCGAATGTACTTGATTCAGCCAGCCCCGAGCTGGCTAATATCCGCCGCGAGCTGCGCGGAGGGGAGACGAGAATCCGTGAGAAGCTGGATTCGATGATCCGCTCCTCGTCCGTAGCCAAGATGCTGCAGGACCAGCTTGTGACGATCCGCGGAGACCGGTTTGTTATTCCGGTTAAGGCAGAATACCGTTCCCATTTTGGCGGGATTGTGCATGACCAGTCCGGATCCGGCGCAACCCTGTTCATTGAGCCGGAATCGATCGTGGCCATGAACAACAAGCTGCGGGAGACCCGGCTGCGGGAAGAGCGCGAGATTGAGATTATTCTACACAGGCTGACTGCGCAGGTGGGCGACATTGCCGAGGAGATGGCTTATGATGTCGATATTCTGGGCCAGCTTGATTTCATCTTTGCCAAAGCCCGTCTTGCCCGCGAGATGAAGGCGACGCAGCCGCGGATGAATGACCGCGGTTATCTCAAGCTGCGCAAGGGACGCCATCCGCTGATTCCCGGGGAAGTTGTGGTTCCTCTCGATGTAGAGCTCGGCAATCAGTACAGCTCAATCATCGTAACCGGTCCGAATACCGGCGGTAAGACCGTTACTCTCAAGACCATCGGCTTGCTGAGCCTGATGTCGATGTCCGGCTTGTTCATTCCCGCGGAAGAAGGCAGCCAGATGTGTGTATTTGATGCGATCTATGCTGATATCGGTGATGAACAGAGTATTGAGCAAAGCCTCAGTACCTTTTCCAGCCACATGACCAATATTATTTCCATTCTGAAGCGGATGACTCCCAAGAGCCTTATCCTTCTGGATGAAGTGGGCGCTGGAACCGATCCGGCCGAAGGCTCGGCGCTGGCGATTGCCATCCTGGAGGATATTCACCGGACAGAATGCCGGATGGTGGCTACGACGCATTACAGCGAGCTGAAGGCCTACGCCTATGAGCGCAAAGGTGTGATTAATGCCAGCATGGAATTTGACGTGCAGAGCCTCAGTCCTACCTACAGGCTGCTGGTAGGGGTGCCGGGACGAAGCAACGCCTTTGCGATTGCCGAGCGTCTCGGTCTGCCGAACAGCATCCTTGAGCATGCCCGGGGTGAGGTGAAGGAAGAGGATCTCCGCGTGGAGCATATGATCGCTTCCCTTGAGGAGAACCGGCTTACTGCCGAGAATGAACGTGAGAAGGCAGAGGTTATCCGGCGCGAAGCGGAAGAATTCCGCAGACGACAGCAGCTGGAGCTGGAAAAGCTGGAGAGCCAGCGGGACAAACGGCTGGAGAAGGCAGAGAAGGATGCCAGCGCGATCCTGGAGAAGGCGCGTCAGGAAGCTGCGGAAATTATCAGCGATCTGCGCCGTCTGGCCATGGAGGAAGGGGCTTCTGTCAAGGAGCATAAGCTGATCGAAGCCCGCCGGCGTCTGGATGAAGCGGAGCCTGCTCCGCGCAAGAAGACGGTATCGCGCAGCAGCTCCAAGGCACCGCGGCAGATTCAGCCGGGTGATGAAGTGAAGCTGCCAAGCGTGAACCAAAAAGGGACTGTGGTAGAGCTCAGCGGAACGAAGGAAGCCTTGGTACAGTTCGGTATAATGAAGATGAAGGTTAATCTTAGTGATCTCGAGTTCCTGTCTTCCGCCCCCGATGTCCCTGCGCCGGCTCTCCGCCGGGCTACGACCGTCAAACGTACACGGGATGAGAATGTCCGCAGTGAACTGGACCTCCGGGGTGCCAATCTGGAAGAGGCCATCATGGAGACGGACCGTTTTATTGACGAGGCTTTTCTGGGGAATCTCGGTCAAATCTCAATTATTCACGGTAAAGGAACCGGTGTCCTGAGAACCGGCATCCAGGAATATTTGCGTAAGCACAGGCATGTGAAGAGCTACCGGCTTGGCAATTACAACGAAGGCGGCGCGGGTGTAACCGTAGCTGAACTGCAATAG
- a CDS encoding DUF350 domain-containing protein produces the protein MQENIDLLLAHPLGSLLGYFAVAILGLVVFLSFFEMVTKYNCWDEIRKGNLAVAMATGGKIFGICNILRFSMESGASIYETMKWSVVGFILLLIAYFLFEFMTPVFSIDEEIAADNRAVGLTAMLISVSLSYVIGAAIF, from the coding sequence ATGCAGGAAAATATTGATCTTTTGCTGGCCCATCCGCTAGGGTCTCTGCTCGGCTACTTCGCTGTGGCTATTCTGGGACTGGTAGTGTTTCTGTCCTTTTTTGAAATGGTAACCAAATATAACTGCTGGGACGAAATCCGCAAGGGAAATCTGGCGGTTGCAATGGCGACCGGAGGCAAAATTTTCGGAATCTGCAACATTCTGCGCTTCAGCATGGAATCGGGCGCTTCGATCTATGAGACGATGAAATGGTCAGTAGTGGGGTTCATCCTGCTGCTGATCGCGTATTTTCTGTTTGAATTTATGACTCCGGTCTTTTCGATTGATGAAGAGATTGCCGCAGATAACCGGGCAGTTGGTTTGACTGCCATGCTAATCTCGGTATCGTTATCTTATGTGATCGGTGCCGCTATATTTTAA
- a CDS encoding MFS transporter: protein MKKELQKQAALLLTVNGLYLLASVLAGTFLNVYLWKNRQNFAMIGWFTVAQQLAVGLSFWLGGKWVKEHNKMNALRAGIAVSGFFYLLVLLIGGDAIHYIWPLGLILGISTGLFWLAYNIVYFEISDAGSRDFFNGWMGLLGSFTGIIGPWISGWLISWLHGERGYRVVFIVSLCIYGAAAVLSFFLKKRKNGSAYLWLEPWRELRRSGSGWRPVAAALLFQGIREGVFSFLIGLLVYIAAKEESKLGQYTLITSGVSLASYWAAGKWFKPRHRPLGMLAGGLLLAAVVTPLLWKVSYGTLMIMGIGTSLFIPLYMLPMVSTSFDLIGVSEESAGKRVELVVLRELSLMSGRLAGLLVFIAVLSVSQSPRVITVLLLVLGTAPLGSWLILRKGMKGAGAPLSRGGVDRT from the coding sequence TTGAAAAAGGAATTGCAGAAGCAGGCAGCACTGCTGCTTACAGTTAATGGATTGTATCTGCTGGCCAGCGTGCTGGCAGGTACTTTTTTGAACGTGTACTTATGGAAAAACCGCCAGAATTTTGCCATGATCGGCTGGTTTACTGTGGCTCAGCAGCTGGCTGTCGGCCTCAGCTTTTGGCTGGGCGGCAAATGGGTAAAGGAGCATAATAAGATGAATGCCCTGCGGGCGGGAATTGCCGTCTCGGGCTTTTTTTATTTGCTGGTGCTGCTGATTGGCGGAGACGCGATCCATTACATATGGCCGCTTGGGCTGATTTTGGGGATATCCACCGGATTGTTCTGGCTCGCCTACAACATTGTTTATTTTGAAATTTCCGATGCGGGCAGCCGGGATTTTTTTAACGGGTGGATGGGGCTGCTGGGCTCCTTTACTGGTATTATCGGTCCCTGGATTTCCGGCTGGCTGATTTCCTGGCTTCACGGGGAGCGGGGCTACAGAGTGGTGTTCATCGTCTCGCTCTGCATTTACGGGGCTGCGGCGGTGCTCAGCTTTTTTCTCAAAAAACGTAAAAACGGGAGCGCCTATTTATGGCTCGAGCCGTGGCGCGAACTGCGCCGGTCAGGGAGCGGATGGAGGCCGGTCGCTGCGGCGCTGCTGTTCCAGGGTATACGTGAAGGTGTATTTTCCTTTCTGATCGGACTGCTGGTATACATAGCTGCGAAAGAAGAGAGCAAGCTGGGGCAATATACGCTGATTACGTCCGGTGTGTCTCTCGCCAGCTACTGGGCAGCCGGCAAATGGTTCAAACCCCGCCACCGCCCGCTTGGAATGCTGGCAGGGGGGCTGCTGCTGGCCGCTGTGGTCACACCGCTGCTCTGGAAAGTAAGCTACGGCACGCTGATGATTATGGGGATCGGGACTTCCCTGTTCATTCCCTTGTATATGCTGCCGATGGTCTCCACGAGCTTTGACCTCATCGGTGTGTCTGAGGAGAGCGCCGGTAAACGGGTGGAGCTTGTTGTTCTGCGCGAGCTGAGTCTTATGAGCGGCAGGCTGGCAGGGCTGCTGGTGTTCATTGCCGTTCTGTCGGTGAGCCAGTCCCCTCGCGTCATTACGGTGCTGCTGCTTGTGCTTGGTACTGCGCCGCTGGGCAGCTGGCTTATTCTGCGCAAGGGAATGAAGGGGGCAGGCGCCCCGCTTTCCCGCGGGGGAGTGGACAGGACCTGA